In Campylobacter sp. VBCF_01 NA2, one DNA window encodes the following:
- a CDS encoding heavy metal translocating P-type ATPase encodes MSQKFNLNIVGMTCVNCSNAIERVTRKIEGVESVNVSFTAGFGEFEVANEAVLDAVKAKITKLGYEIATNYEELEAKKARNLKNMLFKFVLAVILACFIMLIEMKSNFGFAVKASICAVLGAVVLGFCGKNFFYHAYGSLKNKNYDMNVLVSLGSSAAYLYSLGSAIFVYFKGGNEWANLYFSSSAMIIAFILLGKYLEERSKLKANDYIKKLIDLSPKKAVLINPDGTTSEILANELKPGDKVLVKNGAQIPGDGIVIEGAAEIDTSLITGESLAVFKKVGDTVNAGCVSVEGILQVEITKFSHQSVLAEIKILLSEAGSKKMPISRFADKIANIFVPSVIFIAVCVFVIWLVAGKAYIGLLCAICVLIISCPCALGLATPIAIVCAISNAAKNGVLVKNPEVLEILKDTKIAVFDKTGTLSKGEISVNFTNLSDENLALIASVQMLSEHPISKAIVKFAKEKGLKFAKIDGEFESLLGRGIKAKNGEFTLLAGNKELLNENGVEFEIPKNADEFLCDGFGVIFVAINAEFVGFVALSDILRDEAVECINTLKNQGIKTIMLTGDNAKTANFIGKNLGVDEIISEVLPSQKYEFIANLKNSEKVLFIGDGINDAPSLKTADIGVAMNSGSDIAKGAGDIIFIKNDLRNLAYLINLSQKTMTTIKQNLFWAFFYNLICIPVAAGILYPLCGVLLKPMFGAAAMCFSSVTVVLNSIRLKFAKI; translated from the coding sequence ATGTCACAAAAATTTAACCTAAACATAGTCGGAATGACCTGCGTGAATTGCTCGAACGCAATCGAGCGAGTTACGCGCAAGATTGAGGGTGTAGAAAGCGTAAATGTGAGCTTCACAGCTGGGTTCGGCGAATTTGAAGTCGCAAATGAAGCCGTCCTAGACGCCGTAAAAGCGAAAATCACAAAACTAGGCTATGAAATCGCCACAAACTACGAAGAGCTAGAAGCCAAAAAGGCGCGAAATTTAAAAAATATGCTTTTTAAATTCGTTTTAGCCGTGATTTTAGCGTGTTTTATAATGCTAATCGAAATGAAATCAAATTTCGGCTTCGCCGTAAAAGCCTCGATTTGCGCTGTGCTGGGCGCCGTCGTGCTAGGCTTTTGTGGCAAAAACTTCTTTTACCACGCCTATGGGTCGCTAAAAAACAAAAACTACGATATGAATGTTCTGGTTTCGCTTGGCTCGTCTGCGGCGTATTTGTATTCGCTAGGAAGTGCGATTTTTGTCTATTTTAAGGGCGGAAACGAGTGGGCGAATTTGTATTTTAGCTCGTCAGCGATGATAATTGCTTTCATATTGCTAGGAAAATACCTTGAAGAGCGAAGCAAACTTAAAGCCAATGATTATATTAAAAAACTTATCGATTTAAGCCCAAAAAAGGCGGTTTTGATTAACCCAGACGGCACGACAAGCGAAATTTTGGCTAACGAACTAAAACCCGGCGATAAAGTTTTAGTCAAAAACGGCGCGCAAATCCCGGGCGACGGCATAGTCATAGAAGGCGCGGCTGAAATTGATACAAGCCTTATAACCGGCGAGAGTTTAGCCGTTTTTAAAAAGGTCGGTGACACGGTAAATGCTGGGTGCGTGAGCGTAGAGGGAATTTTGCAGGTCGAAATCACCAAATTTTCGCACCAAAGCGTTTTGGCTGAAATCAAAATTTTACTCAGCGAAGCAGGAAGCAAAAAAATGCCGATTTCTCGCTTTGCCGATAAGATCGCAAATATCTTTGTGCCAAGCGTGATTTTTATCGCCGTTTGCGTGTTTGTGATTTGGCTAGTCGCTGGGAAAGCCTATATTGGCCTGCTTTGCGCAATTTGCGTTTTGATTATTTCATGCCCTTGTGCTTTGGGTTTGGCTACGCCCATTGCGATAGTTTGTGCTATTTCAAATGCCGCTAAAAACGGCGTTTTGGTGAAAAACCCGGAAGTTTTAGAAATCCTAAAAGATACGAAAATCGCCGTTTTTGACAAAACAGGCACACTAAGCAAAGGCGAAATTTCGGTAAATTTTACAAATTTAAGCGATGAAAATCTCGCACTAATCGCAAGCGTGCAAATGCTAAGCGAACATCCGATTTCAAAGGCGATTGTGAAATTTGCGAAAGAAAAAGGGCTTAAATTTGCTAAAATTGACGGGGAATTTGAGAGCCTGCTAGGGCGAGGCATAAAGGCGAAAAACGGCGAATTTACGCTACTAGCGGGAAATAAAGAGCTTTTAAATGAAAACGGCGTGGAATTTGAAATTCCAAAAAATGCAGATGAGTTTTTGTGCGATGGCTTTGGCGTGATTTTTGTGGCTATAAATGCCGAATTCGTGGGCTTTGTGGCACTTAGCGACATTTTGCGAGATGAAGCCGTAGAGTGCATAAACACACTTAAAAATCAAGGCATAAAAACCATAATGCTAACAGGCGATAACGCCAAAACAGCGAATTTCATCGGCAAAAATTTAGGCGTAGATGAGATCATAAGCGAAGTTTTGCCAAGCCAAAAATATGAATTTATAGCAAATTTAAAAAACAGCGAAAAAGTCCTTTTCATAGGGGACGGCATAAACGACGCTCCGTCTCTTAAAACCGCAGACATAGGCGTCGCGATGAACTCAGGCAGCGACATCGCCAAGGGTGCCGGAGATATAATCTTTATCAAAAATGACTTGCGAAATTTGGCTTATTTGATAAATTTGTCGCAAAAAACCATGACGACGATAAAACAAAACCTTTTTTGGGCGTTTTTTTACAATCTCATCTGCATACCTGTGGCGGCTGGAATTTTATATCCTTTATGTGGAGTACTACTAAAACCGATGTTTGGCGCAGCAGCAATGTGTTTTAGCTCGGTAACCGTGGTGCTAAATTCAATCCGCCTAAAATTTGCGAAAATTTAA
- a CDS encoding bifunctional aconitate hydratase 2/2-methylisocitrate dehydratase, with the protein MDFLQNYESSVNERAKLGIPPLALSAEQTKQLCEILKTNPSEKLIEILKTRINPGVDDAAKIKAEFLGEIINGDCSVAGISKDEAFVMLERMLGGYSVIELIRALQSADEATAKGAAVALGRTIFVHDYFVEVARLAKKGNAHAKAVLEAWANMEWFRAKKSLSECIKGVVFKVAGETNTDDLSPASEAFTRSDIPLHALSMLSKRQAGSLETIAQLKKSGRQVVYVGDVVGTGSSRKSGVNSVQWHIGEEIYGIPNKKTGGVIIGSVIAPIFFNTAQDSGALPIEASVENLEMGDEIEIYPYKGEIVKNGEVVCKFSLSPNTIFDEYKAGGRIPLIIARGLCAKARKELGLGDDEIFTRPEQPKFDESAGYTLAQKIVGKACGMAGVRAGMYVEPLTLTVGSQDTTGPMTRDEIKELASLGFGADFVLQSFCHTAAYPKPSDTITHRTLPPFMSSRGGVALRPGDGVIHSWLNRMVLPDSVGTGGDSHTRFPIGISFPAGSGLVAFAAVTGSMPLNMPESVLVRFKGKLQEGITLRDLVNAIPYYAIKKGLLSVEKKGKKNIFAGKILEIEGLENLKAEQAFELSDASAERSAAACAIALNTESVCEYIRSNIALIDAMIKAGYQNSDALAIRGEKMKKWLENPTLLKADENAKYAEVIEIDLGEITEPILACPNDPDDVATLSEILADETRAKNIDEVFIGSCMTNIGHYRAAAQILKGSAQTPARLWIAPPTKMDEAKLKEEGVYSVFGAVGARTEVPGCSLCMGNQARVKDNAVVVSTSTRNFDNRMGMGAKVYLASAELAAVCAMLGRIPSAREYKEIVREKLNGKNSEIYRYLNFNEEENFAL; encoded by the coding sequence ATGGACTTTTTACAAAACTACGAATCCAGCGTAAATGAGCGCGCGAAGCTAGGTATCCCGCCACTAGCACTTAGCGCCGAGCAAACCAAGCAGCTATGCGAAATCCTAAAAACCAATCCAAGCGAAAAATTAATCGAAATTTTAAAAACACGCATTAACCCTGGCGTCGATGATGCCGCTAAAATCAAGGCTGAGTTTTTGGGCGAAATCATAAACGGCGATTGTAGCGTGGCTGGCATTAGCAAAGATGAGGCTTTTGTGATGTTAGAGCGTATGCTTGGCGGATACAGCGTGATTGAGCTAATTCGCGCATTACAAAGCGCAGATGAAGCCACCGCAAAGGGTGCAGCAGTGGCTCTTGGTAGGACGATTTTCGTGCATGATTATTTCGTAGAGGTCGCAAGGCTGGCAAAAAAGGGCAACGCTCACGCAAAAGCTGTGCTTGAAGCGTGGGCGAATATGGAGTGGTTTAGGGCGAAAAAATCTCTGAGCGAGTGTATCAAAGGCGTGGTTTTCAAGGTCGCTGGCGAGACAAACACAGATGATTTAAGCCCTGCTAGCGAGGCTTTCACGCGTTCGGATATCCCGCTTCACGCTCTAAGCATGCTTAGCAAACGCCAAGCCGGTAGCCTAGAAACAATCGCCCAGCTTAAAAAAAGCGGTAGGCAGGTCGTGTATGTGGGCGATGTCGTAGGAACGGGAAGTAGCCGTAAAAGTGGCGTGAATTCGGTTCAATGGCATATCGGCGAGGAAATTTATGGTATCCCAAACAAAAAAACAGGCGGTGTAATCATAGGCTCGGTCATCGCGCCGATTTTTTTCAACACAGCCCAAGATAGCGGTGCTCTGCCAATCGAAGCGAGTGTGGAAAACCTCGAAATGGGCGATGAAATCGAGATTTATCCATACAAGGGCGAGATTGTCAAAAATGGCGAGGTTGTTTGCAAATTTAGCCTGAGCCCAAATACGATTTTCGATGAATACAAAGCCGGCGGGCGAATCCCGCTAATCATCGCAAGAGGGCTTTGCGCTAAGGCTAGAAAAGAGCTAGGCTTAGGCGATGATGAGATTTTTACTAGACCAGAGCAACCTAAATTTGACGAGAGCGCAGGTTACACTCTCGCGCAAAAAATCGTCGGCAAAGCCTGTGGCATGGCGGGCGTGAGAGCTGGTATGTATGTCGAGCCACTCACGCTAACTGTGGGTTCGCAAGACACCACAGGCCCTATGACGCGCGATGAGATTAAAGAGCTTGCTAGCCTTGGATTTGGCGCAGATTTCGTGCTTCAAAGCTTTTGCCACACAGCAGCCTATCCTAAGCCAAGCGATACTATCACGCACCGAACACTTCCGCCTTTTATGAGTAGTCGTGGTGGCGTGGCACTACGCCCAGGGGACGGAGTAATCCACTCATGGCTAAATCGTATGGTGCTCCCTGATAGCGTAGGTACGGGCGGAGATAGCCACACGAGATTTCCAATCGGCATTAGCTTTCCAGCAGGTAGCGGTCTAGTAGCGTTTGCAGCAGTTACTGGAAGTATGCCACTAAATATGCCAGAATCTGTGCTTGTGAGATTTAAGGGCAAGTTGCAAGAGGGCATTACTTTGCGCGATTTGGTAAATGCAATTCCTTACTATGCGATTAAAAAAGGCTTATTGAGCGTCGAGAAAAAGGGCAAGAAAAATATATTTGCAGGCAAAATTTTAGAGATTGAAGGGCTTGAAAATTTAAAGGCCGAGCAGGCTTTCGAGCTAAGCGACGCTAGCGCTGAGAGAAGTGCAGCGGCGTGCGCAATCGCGCTAAATACCGAGAGTGTGTGCGAATACATACGCTCAAATATCGCTCTAATCGACGCTATGATAAAAGCTGGTTATCAAAACAGCGACGCACTAGCTATAAGGGGCGAAAAAATGAAAAAATGGCTAGAAAATCCGACACTTCTAAAAGCCGATGAAAACGCAAAATACGCAGAAGTGATTGAAATAGATTTGGGTGAGATTACAGAGCCGATTTTAGCCTGCCCTAATGACCCTGACGATGTCGCAACGCTAAGCGAAATTTTAGCCGATGAGACAAGGGCGAAAAATATCGATGAGGTTTTCATCGGAAGTTGTATGACAAATATCGGGCATTATCGCGCCGCAGCGCAGATTTTAAAGGGTAGCGCGCAAACACCAGCCCGCCTTTGGATAGCACCGCCTACGAAAATGGACGAGGCAAAACTCAAAGAAGAGGGCGTGTATAGCGTATTTGGTGCGGTAGGAGCGCGCACAGAGGTGCCTGGGTGCTCGCTGTGTATGGGAAATCAAGCGCGCGTAAAAGATAATGCGGTCGTGGTCTCAACTTCGACTAGAAATTTCGATAATCGCATGGGTATGGGCGCTAAGGTATATTTAGCCAGTGCCGAATTAGCCGCTGTTTGCGCGATGCTAGGCAGAATTCCTAGCGCGAGGGAATACAAAGAGATAGTGCGCGAGAAATTAAATGGCAAAAATAGCGAAATTTATCGTTATTTAAATTTTAACGAGGAAGAAAATTTCGCGCTCTAA
- a CDS encoding ankyrin repeat domain-containing protein codes for MQRILILWIFGAICAFGATCADIEADPKAYFASTPSPSELLLSDYDCKGSLVEASFLRNLQNLARTIRSESIECVGNEASINEKKFERMLAQAGMDSEGFLREAKQKNLGAAYANALEILEFYSEQKFINFINFKNFISEINLAKTALQSHFSANLSPNEASEIAGFVLSEFALYAAKNRSIDAYNKLELALKNRVNIDEFNVLLSSDTYSTNDLSGALNLALLLGYDTKFIDALITRGAKINDGDDSALFYAMSNLKNAKFLISKGAQVSHKNQLGQTPIFYAVASKNYEMVNFMVYNHASVNVRQIGSTEKGALASLGGYSDACAFNDLGASLLMYSALHGNKEITELLVKSGADEKRVDEAGLNALDYAIFGGDEKIQEYLKSIGLKPSVSANNGDFMGSMAEENFEDIAN; via the coding sequence ATGCAAAGAATTTTGATTTTATGGATATTTGGCGCAATCTGTGCTTTTGGCGCGACCTGCGCCGATATCGAGGCAGATCCGAAAGCCTATTTTGCCAGCACGCCAAGCCCTAGCGAACTTTTGCTGAGCGATTATGATTGCAAGGGCTCGCTTGTAGAGGCTTCATTTTTGCGAAATTTGCAAAATTTAGCTAGGACGATTAGGAGCGAGAGTATCGAGTGCGTGGGAAACGAAGCTAGCATAAATGAGAAAAAATTCGAACGCATGTTAGCGCAGGCTGGCATGGATAGCGAGGGATTTTTGCGCGAGGCTAAGCAGAAAAATTTAGGCGCAGCGTATGCAAATGCGCTAGAAATTTTAGAATTTTACTCTGAGCAAAAATTTATAAATTTCATAAATTTCAAAAATTTTATCTCTGAGATAAATTTGGCAAAAACGGCATTACAAAGCCATTTTAGCGCAAATTTATCCCCAAATGAGGCTAGCGAGATTGCGGGTTTTGTGCTGAGCGAATTCGCCCTATACGCGGCTAAAAATCGCAGTATCGATGCGTATAATAAGCTCGAATTAGCCCTTAAAAACAGGGTAAATATAGATGAGTTTAATGTGCTTTTAAGCAGCGACACTTACAGCACAAACGACCTTAGCGGTGCGCTAAATTTGGCGCTTTTGCTAGGATATGATACGAAATTTATCGACGCACTTATTACGCGTGGGGCGAAGATCAACGACGGGGACGATAGCGCGCTATTTTACGCTATGTCAAATTTAAAAAATGCTAAATTTCTAATCTCCAAAGGCGCGCAAGTATCGCACAAAAATCAACTTGGCCAAACCCCGATTTTCTACGCTGTGGCTAGCAAAAACTACGAAATGGTAAATTTCATGGTCTATAACCACGCAAGTGTCAATGTCCGCCAAATCGGCTCTACCGAAAAGGGCGCGCTAGCTTCGCTTGGCGGGTATTCGGACGCGTGTGCGTTTAATGATTTGGGTGCTAGTTTGCTAATGTATTCGGCACTACATGGAAACAAAGAAATCACCGAGCTTTTGGTCAAATCAGGCGCAGATGAAAAAAGAGTAGATGAGGCTGGGCTAAACGCGCTTGATTACGCTATTTTTGGTGGCGATGAAAAGATTCAAGAATACCTCAAATCTATCGGACTTAAACCTAGTGTAAGCGCGAATAATGGGGATTTCATGGGAAGCATGGCAGAGGAAAATTTCGAAGATATAGCGAACTAA
- a CDS encoding Na+/H+ antiporter NhaC family protein yields MFRILFIFLLPFFVFGVELSPAEKNASIYGALTLIPPLVAIALAFITKDVILSLFLGVLSGTFLIGMNDNGVLSAFVVAFTDLCSRVVASMADAWNAGILLQVMCIGGLIALVTKSGGTKALAMWLGARAHTGVRAQIYTWFMGIIIFFDDYANALILGPIMRPLMDRFKISRAKFAFIIDATAAPITGIALISTWVGVEISAIKEAYAQIGVEDINAFTIFVETIPYRFYNIYMLFFVVASAVMMREFGPMYRAEMASRAGKNGGRDFKIANLEDQAFSPKEGIEPRKINALIPLGAMIVLSVIGFYANGLGALGEEELKAVQADPFSFVSIRTAFSGADASVVLFQAAMFSSIIGIVLGLWQKIYGIKEGIEIWIGGWKTMLTTVLILLFAWSLSSTIKELGTSKYLVDLLGESTPMVLLALVIFVLSSIISFSTGTSFGTMGIVTPLAVPLAASVGAKYGLSGDEFHAFMCLNISSVFTGAIFGDHCSPISDTTILSSMGAGCDHIEHVSTQLPYAIVVGIISTLCGFLPASFGVNVWVCLVFGLGVTVLAIRILGKKVSGEVR; encoded by the coding sequence ATGTTTAGGATTTTATTTATTTTTTTGCTTCCGTTTTTTGTCTTTGGCGTGGAGCTTAGCCCAGCTGAAAAAAATGCAAGCATTTACGGCGCACTGACGCTGATTCCGCCACTTGTGGCAATCGCTCTTGCATTTATCACCAAAGATGTCATTTTATCGCTATTTTTGGGCGTGTTAAGCGGGACATTTCTTATCGGTATGAACGATAATGGCGTGCTTTCAGCCTTTGTCGTAGCTTTTACGGATTTGTGCTCGCGCGTGGTTGCCTCCATGGCTGATGCGTGGAATGCGGGAATTTTGCTTCAAGTTATGTGTATCGGAGGCTTAATCGCGCTAGTTACCAAAAGTGGCGGCACCAAAGCCCTTGCTATGTGGCTTGGGGCTAGGGCGCATACTGGGGTTAGGGCGCAAATTTACACTTGGTTTATGGGAATAATTATTTTCTTTGATGATTACGCAAACGCCCTTATTTTGGGGCCTATAATGCGTCCTTTGATGGATAGATTTAAAATTTCGCGTGCAAAATTTGCCTTTATCATCGACGCGACAGCTGCGCCGATAACTGGAATTGCGCTGATTTCGACTTGGGTTGGGGTTGAGATTTCGGCGATTAAGGAAGCGTATGCGCAAATCGGCGTCGAGGATATCAACGCATTTACGATTTTTGTGGAGACAATCCCATATAGATTTTATAATATTTACATGCTTTTCTTTGTCGTGGCAAGTGCTGTGATGATGAGGGAATTTGGCCCTATGTATCGCGCCGAAATGGCGTCTCGTGCTGGCAAAAATGGCGGACGGGACTTTAAAATCGCAAATTTAGAAGATCAAGCATTTAGCCCAAAAGAGGGTATCGAACCGCGCAAGATTAATGCTTTAATTCCGCTTGGAGCGATGATTGTGCTAAGCGTGATTGGGTTTTATGCAAACGGACTTGGCGCGCTTGGCGAAGAGGAATTAAAGGCTGTGCAAGCAGATCCGTTTTCCTTCGTTTCTATTAGAACGGCATTTAGCGGGGCTGACGCTTCCGTGGTGCTGTTTCAGGCGGCTATGTTTTCGTCGATAATCGGCATAGTTTTGGGGCTGTGGCAAAAAATTTATGGTATCAAAGAGGGGATTGAAATTTGGATTGGGGGCTGGAAAACCATGCTCACAACCGTTTTAATTCTGCTTTTTGCGTGGTCACTAAGCTCTACGATAAAAGAGCTTGGCACCTCAAAATACCTTGTCGATTTGCTAGGCGAGAGCACCCCTATGGTGCTACTTGCGCTCGTGATTTTCGTGCTAAGCTCGATTATTTCATTTTCAACAGGCACTAGCTTTGGCACTATGGGTATCGTAACTCCACTCGCTGTGCCACTAGCTGCCTCTGTGGGGGCAAAATACGGCCTTAGCGGCGATGAATTTCATGCTTTTATGTGTTTAAATATCAGCTCGGTTTTTACAGGGGCGATTTTTGGCGATCACTGCTCGCCGATTTCAGATACCACAATCCTCTCCTCAATGGGCGCAGGTTGCGATCATATCGAGCATGTCAGCACTCAGCTACCTTACGCTATCGTCGTGGGTATCATCAGCACACTTTGCGGGTTTTTGCCAGCTAGCTTTGGGGTAAATGTCTGGGTCTGCCTAGTCTTTGGGCTTGGCGTAACCGTGCTTGCGATACGAATTTTAGGCAAAAAGGTAAGCGGTGAAGTGCGATAA
- the trmA gene encoding tRNA (uridine(54)-C5)-methyltransferase TrmA yields the protein MKCDKFGICGSCVYDLPYKEQLNLKKERISAEFAPFYTGEIEVFASKESAFRSRAEFGIFHEGEELHFSMRGRDKERVFVQNCPIVDEKIQSFMDRVLPILRGDEVLKFRLFGCEFIATKNDFLCVLLYHRNVVEIEANLANLARNLGLNLIARSRGKKLIFGRENLEDEFEIKGQAYRYTFEATAFSQPNRGVNEKMISWVLGAVGDEKTPKKDLLEMYCGHGNFTIPLSAKFRQILANEISKNSIKNALLNAQKNGAKNIKFVRLSADELMSAFARKREFTRLEGVDLQGYEISHILVDPPRAGLEASVLNFIKDYKNIIYISCNPQSLKQNLSALCKTHKLEKFAIFDQFAHTNHVECGVILKALA from the coding sequence GTGAAGTGCGATAAATTTGGTATTTGTGGAAGTTGCGTTTATGATTTGCCTTACAAAGAGCAGTTGAATTTAAAAAAAGAGCGCATAAGCGCGGAGTTTGCGCCGTTTTATACTGGCGAAATCGAGGTTTTTGCCTCCAAAGAAAGCGCATTTCGTTCGCGGGCTGAATTTGGGATTTTTCACGAGGGCGAGGAGCTTCATTTTAGTATGCGGGGCAGGGATAAAGAGCGTGTTTTCGTGCAAAACTGCCCTATCGTAGATGAAAAAATCCAAAGCTTTATGGATAGAGTTTTGCCGATTTTGCGGGGCGATGAGGTTTTGAAATTTAGGCTGTTTGGGTGCGAGTTTATCGCCACGAAAAATGATTTTTTATGCGTGCTTTTATATCACCGAAATGTCGTGGAAATCGAGGCAAATTTGGCAAATTTAGCCAGAAATTTAGGGCTAAATTTAATCGCTAGATCGCGCGGGAAAAAGCTCATTTTTGGCAGGGAAAATTTAGAAGACGAGTTTGAAATAAAGGGACAAGCTTATCGCTACACTTTCGAAGCTACGGCGTTTTCGCAGCCAAACAGAGGCGTTAATGAAAAGATGATTTCGTGGGTGTTAGGCGCAGTGGGCGATGAGAAAACGCCTAAAAAAGATTTGCTTGAAATGTATTGCGGACATGGGAATTTCACAATCCCGCTAAGTGCTAAATTTCGCCAAATTTTGGCAAATGAAATTAGCAAAAATAGCATAAAAAACGCACTTTTAAACGCGCAAAAAAACGGCGCCAAAAACATAAAATTTGTGCGCCTAAGCGCAGATGAGCTAATGAGCGCATTTGCTAGGAAGCGCGAATTTACCCGCTTAGAGGGGGTGGATTTGCAAGGCTATGAAATCTCGCATATTTTGGTAGATCCACCGCGCGCAGGGCTTGAAGCAAGCGTGCTAAATTTCATCAAAGATTACAAAAACATAATCTACATTTCGTGCAATCCGCAAAGTTTAAAGCAAAATTTAAGCGCACTTTGCAAAACGCATAAGTTGGAGAAATTTGCGATTTTCGATCAGTTCGCGCACACTAATCATGTCGAGTGTGGCGTGATTTTAAAGGCGTTAGCGTGA
- a CDS encoding CoA-binding protein, producing MISEILQNAKNIAIVGLSPNQSKPSNRVGQYLAAQNFKIFPIYPRFDEILGRKVYRNLKEINDKIDIVVMFRKGEFANALFSDVLACKAKMLWLQVGIFNDSVAFLAQKNGVNFIQNKCIMIEHKNLKG from the coding sequence GTGATAAGTGAAATTTTACAAAATGCCAAAAATATCGCTATCGTGGGGCTTAGCCCAAATCAGAGCAAGCCAAGCAACCGCGTGGGGCAGTATTTAGCCGCGCAAAATTTTAAAATTTTTCCGATTTATCCTAGATTTGATGAAATTTTAGGCAGAAAGGTTTATAGAAATTTAAAAGAAATAAATGATAAAATCGACATTGTCGTTATGTTTCGAAAAGGCGAGTTCGCAAATGCGCTTTTTAGCGATGTTTTGGCGTGTAAAGCCAAAATGCTTTGGTTGCAAGTTGGCATTTTTAACGACAGCGTGGCTTTTCTCGCGCAAAAAAATGGAGTAAATTTTATCCAAAACAAGTGCATAATGATAGAGCATAAAAATTTGAAAGGCTAA
- the ilvA gene encoding threonine ammonia-lyase, translating to MVDLNKIVQAKRTIAAFVHKTPFAFAPKLSEIYGAQIYLKNENLQRTGAYKIRGAYNKIAHLSEDEKSRGVIAASAGNHAQGVAMSAQKFGVRAVIVMPEATPLLKVSGTKALGAEIILKGDNFDEAYAYALEYAKENNLTFVHPFDDELVQAGQGTIALEMLEDVADLDYIIAPVGGGGLISGVASCAKQINPDIKIIAVGAKGAPAMHDSFVAKKAINSQSVRTIADGIAVRDTSEITLKHILESVDEFVQVDDEEVASAILYLLENQKIIVEGAGAVGVAALINHKFSFEEGAKIGIILSGGNIDVQMLNIIIEKGLIKSHRKMTINVTLVDKPGSLTKLTNVLRDANANIVKIDYDRFSTEIEYGDAQITITLETKGKAHQEEIAWALKSAGYDFKELF from the coding sequence ATGGTAGATTTAAATAAAATAGTTCAAGCAAAACGCACAATAGCGGCTTTTGTGCATAAAACACCCTTTGCTTTCGCACCAAAGTTAAGCGAAATTTATGGGGCGCAAATTTATCTAAAAAATGAGAATTTACAACGCACAGGTGCGTATAAAATTCGTGGCGCATACAACAAAATCGCTCATCTTAGCGAAGATGAAAAGAGCCGTGGCGTAATCGCAGCGAGTGCAGGCAACCATGCGCAAGGCGTGGCTATGAGTGCGCAAAAATTTGGCGTGCGCGCCGTAATCGTCATGCCAGAAGCAACTCCGCTTTTAAAGGTCAGTGGCACCAAGGCTTTGGGGGCTGAGATTATCCTAAAAGGCGATAATTTCGACGAGGCTTACGCTTATGCGCTCGAATACGCCAAGGAAAACAACCTTACCTTTGTCCATCCTTTCGATGATGAGCTAGTCCAAGCAGGACAGGGCACAATCGCGCTTGAAATGCTAGAAGATGTCGCGGATCTCGACTATATCATAGCGCCTGTGGGCGGTGGCGGACTAATCAGTGGCGTGGCAAGCTGTGCTAAACAAATCAATCCTGATATAAAAATCATCGCTGTTGGTGCAAAGGGCGCGCCTGCTATGCACGATAGCTTCGTAGCCAAAAAGGCGATAAACTCTCAGAGTGTGCGCACTATCGCCGATGGTATCGCGGTGCGTGATACTAGCGAAATCACGCTAAAACATATTTTAGAAAGCGTCGATGAGTTCGTCCAAGTCGATGATGAGGAGGTCGCAAGCGCGATTTTGTATCTGCTAGAAAATCAAAAAATCATCGTCGAGGGCGCAGGAGCTGTGGGCGTGGCTGCGCTGATAAATCATAAATTTAGCTTTGAAGAAGGCGCTAAAATCGGCATTATTTTAAGTGGTGGAAATATCGATGTGCAGATGCTAAACATCATCATCGAAAAAGGTCTTATCAAATCTCACCGCAAAATGACGATAAATGTCACGCTCGTGGATAAACCAGGCTCGCTAACCAAGCTTACAAATGTTTTGCGTGATGCGAACGCAAACATCGTCAAAATCGACTATGATCGCTTCTCGACCGAGATCGAATACGGCGATGCGCAAATTACAATCACGCTAGAAACCAAGGGCAAGGCGCACCAAGAGGAGATTGCGTGGGCGTTAAAAAGCGCAGGATATGATTTCAAAGAGCTGTTTTAG